In Bactrocera oleae isolate idBacOlea1 chromosome 5, idBacOlea1, whole genome shotgun sequence, a genomic segment contains:
- the Gmap gene encoding thyroid receptor-interacting protein 11 isoform X1, whose amino-acid sequence MSWLNSSLSTLKGQLTTLAQEVLAETAGPGDEEYRGPESETRTAVELLADTQNENEQLNKLCNEKDIEITLLRKQINELQMKIADSGGGSASSSKSPTKDQNASPPLEDSWCWEPDNVKSDNDHSSQSSSSGNGNEMVNITLEEVPLGHSAQTSSRKRAASEQTATLQKRNKQLEEENKQLSLSLEELDSQHNLAIQNVLELKTELQEKLSAVTASYEALKKEHADKFINSELELARLKKQLDTVMQQQKAFESEKQQLQMQASSYEAEIKKSIEDMADLQALLDKKTQDNMELIEKVKSAGRLADKSADQITELQQRVDQLTKEMEDAKQIKEKKTSESSTSSTGKQSDDEFIVVRDGDANSSGPATPPAKEELKDKIVQLENRVSELTLENGSLALKLQDSEMEKQLSVTVWRENVQELQTRCEETETALKAAREELEEQQEKLESLKEKAAEAVIAQQQLKALAEEKGQIETEILNMKENVQNVSELEKRLLFSESEKETLQIELQGVRAAQERITELESKVQNLMVENQQLRLNAEAETETQNYSAELAERIKSLSEENETLRAEIESIAHSKFSEAIAEEKQEITDLDADDDEPLTVDKIKELLSSHIKSKLTTEMEEACRAVQERVTRTVNEMERNISRLSEELLDLQDSKLVWDHEKKTLEADISQYILQCDELMKNNEILLNELENYKRNKLETIQEHNEQSVMDLEAELEEAFKMNETLEQEYVELKDKNDELEREKQTLTEQLRAAQQQCEELRSAEKELKIQLETLEIEKGNMLFELNEQKSLDSKQTDGDVLLKSAEEKCENLESQLAHLSKDHADLVAALQTQKAALQEAIIKREEAEKGLLEKNMLIKRLDENLKEDRSDAMQKKLDNLSALYHQLEQDLLAKDIALENQNKELLQTQTNLDFCDGKVHELEELVAEKEKTLEATRILLEESESAKDELSEKLRQQKVNVEQLTQLKQEKDTLLNEFEELKKKCEAHSDELKTLQESAVTSTSNDASAITRIAQLEAELLATVDLQKSVETLNYEKNEMIKALQQKHAENMQYYTEIQRLQVLMQQQQQHQQTAQATPCDKCTTHEITLSDLRKELEKQQDQIKFLKEKSDILTTNLLTEQTNQRLVKQEKVEVEEQNAAIRKDLERLREHLLEIEDLHTQETVEMQRELEETKAKMVALQNDVAKSSNAYTSASIRANQHAETLQAQYALVLQQRDELVNKLSLAEDRESKNQAALCNLQCALEQFQNDKQNDIKAATHSIRKELQQEQQKQAQLQAEIGALQQQLSEAKQGLCAAARLSDQLEACQRTIAVLREEVETLKQQNQQLSTKLKLSESSQSDKIEKSLIKSLLIGYVVSSNPNDKNQVLRMISSVLDFSQSESDKVGLNKQQSSWLGGILGGSASAQGVHSKDNLVQAFVQFLEQESQPKPDDANMPNLLNITQQSSSPAGSVSQPARRISTSSNSGAIAATTSIPAPIPIQPLLVNDFAPSRNSSSILKDILNDS is encoded by the exons CCTACGAAGGACCAAAATGCGTCCCCGCCGCTTGAAGATAGCTGGTGCTGGGAGCCAGATAACGTCAAATCCGACAACGACCACTCTTCCCAATCCTCGAGTAGTGGCAATGGCAATGAAATGGTCAATATTACATTGGAGGAGGTACCGCTGGGTCATAGCGCGCAGACTTCCTCTAGGAAACGTGCTGCCAGTGAACAAACTGCTACGCTACAGAAACGCAACAAGCAATTGGAGGAGGAGAATAAACAGCTGAGTTTGTCTCTCGAAGAGTTGGACAGTCAACATAATCTGGCCATACAGAATGTGCTTGAGCTGAAAACTGAACTTCAGGAGAAACTCAGTGCTGTTACCGCTAGCTATGAGGCCTTGAAAAAGGAGCATGCTGACAAGTTCATTAACAGTGAACTCGAGTTGGCGCGTTTAAAAAAGCAGCTAGATACTGTGATGCAACAGCAGAAAGCTTTTGAGTCCGAGAAGCAGCAGTTGCAGATGCAGGCGTCCAGCTATGAAGCCGAGATAAAAAAGTCCATTGAAGATATGGCCGATTTGCAAGCGCTGCTCGATAAGAAGACGCAAGATAATATGGAGTTAATTGAAAAGGTTAAGTCAGCCGGGCGCTTAGCAGATAAGTCTGCAGATCAAATAACGGAGCTACAACAGCGTGTGGATCAGCTAACGAAAGAGATGGAAGACGCAAAGCAAATAAAGGAGAAGAAAACATCCGAGTCTTCGACCAGTTCAACGGGTAAACAAAGTGATGATGAATTCATTGTTGTGCGTGACGGTGATGCCAACTCATCTGGTCCTGCCACGCCGCCCGCGAAGGAGGAGCTGAAAGACAAGATTGTGCAATTAGAAAATCGCGTTTCAGAATTGACATTGGAAAACGGCAGTTTAGCCTTGAAACTGCAGGACAGTGAGATGGAAAAACAGCTCTCGGTGACGGTATGGCGTGAGAACGTGCAAGAGCTGCAGACGCGTTGTGAAGAAACCGAAACAGCACTAAAGGCTGCAAGAGAAGAACTCGAAGAACAACAAGAAAAGTTGGAGTCTTTGAAGGAAAAAGCGGCCGAAGCTGTCATCGCTCAACAGCAATTGAAAGCTTTGGCTGAGGAGAAGGGCCAGATCGAGACAGAGATATTAAATATGAAGGAAAATGTGCAGAACGTTTCAGAGCTTGAGAAGAGACTGCTGTTTTCGGAGAGTGAAAAAGAAACGCTTCAGATAGAATTACAGGGAGTGCGTGCGGCACAAGAGCGAATCACAGAGTTAGAAAGTAAAGTTCAAAATCTTATGGTAGAAAATCAACAACTACGCCTGAATGCAGAAGCCGAAACCGAGACACAGAATTACAGCGCGGAGTTAGCTGAACGCATCAAGTCATTGAGTGAGGAAAACGAAACTTTGCGCGCCGAAATAGAGTCAATAGCACATTCGAAGTTTAGTGAAGCCATTGCAGAAGAGAAGCAAGAAATCACTGATCTGGATGCCGATGATGATGAGCCCTTGACGGTGGACAAAATAAAAGAGCTGCTCAGCTCACACATCAAGTCAAAGCTCACCACTGAAATGGAGGAGGCTTGTCGGGCAGTGCAAGAACGTGTTACTAGAACCGTTAACGAAATGGAACGTAATATATCTCGTTTGTCGGAAGAACTGCTCGATTTGCAGGATAGTAAACTGGTTTGGGACCATGAGAAAAAGACGCTAGAAGCAGACATTTCACAATACATACTACAATGTGACGAGCTAATGAAGAATAACGAGATACTGCTGAACGAGCTAGAGAACTATAAGCGCAATAAGCTCGAAACGATACAGGAGCACAATGAGCAAAGCGTTATGGATTTAGAAGCCGAGTTAGAAGAAGCTTTTAAAATGAACGAGACTTTAGAGCAGGAATACGTAGAACTGAAAGATAAGAACGACGAGCTCGAGCGAGAGAAACAGACGCTGACTGAGCAGTTGCGCGCCGCCCAACAACAGTGTGAGGAATTGCGCAGTGCTGAGAAAGAACTTAAAATACAGCTTGAAACATTGGAGATAGAAAAGGGAAATATGCTTTTCGAATTGAACGAGCAGAAATCATTGGACTCTAAGCAAACGGATGGCGATGTGCTCCTGAAGAGTGCCGaggaaaaatgtgaaaatttagaGAGCCAATTGGCGCATCTGAGCAAAGATCACGCGGATTTGGTAGCAGCCCTGCAGACACAGAAAGCAGCATTGCAGGAAGCTATAATAAAACGAGAGGAAGCCGAAAAAGgtcttttggaaaaaaatatgctAATAAAGCGCCTAGACGAAAACCTTAAAGAGGATCGTAGCGATGCGATGCAGAAGAAACTCGATAACCTCTCTGCGCTTTATCACCAGTTAGAGCAGGATTTATTGGCGAAAGACATAGCGCTAGAAAATCAGAATAAAGAATTACTGCAAACGCAAACCAATTTGGATTTCTGCGATGGTAAAGTGCACGAACTCGAAGAGTTAGTGGCAGAAAAGGAGAAAACATTGGAGGCAACGCGTATACTTCTAGAGGAGAGCGAAAGCGCAAAGGACGAACTGAGTGAAAAGTTACGACAACAGAAAGTGAATGTCGAACAACTAACGCAACTGAAGCAAGAGAAAGATACTCTTCTAAACGAATTCGAAGAGCTTAAGAAGAAGTGTGAAGCGCATAGCGATGAGCTGAAGACGCTGCAAGAATCAGCGGTCACATCCACCAGCAATGATGCCTCCGCAATCACACGCATTGCGCAACTAGAAGCCGAACTCCTGGCAACAGTTGATCTGCAGAAGTCCGTCGAAACGTTGAACTACGAGAAGAACGAAATGATTAAGGCACTGCAGCAAAAGCATGCTGAGAACATGCAATACTACACAGAAATCCAACGCTTGCAGGTACtcatgcaacaacagcaacagcatcaACAAACAGCTCAAGCGACACCTTGTGATAAGTGCACGACGCATGAGATCACACTAAGCGACTTGCGCAAAGAGTTGGAAAAGCAGCAGGATCAAATAAAATTCCTCAAAGAGAAGTCCGACATATTGACGACCAATTTGCTGACGGAGCAGACCAATCAGCGGCTGGTGAAGCAGGAAAAGGTGGAGGTGGAAGAGCAGAACGCAGCCATTCGTAAGGATTTGGAACGGCTGCGGGAGCATTTGCTGGAGATCGAGGACTTGCACACACAGGAGACGGTCGAGATGCAGCGCGAGCTGGAGGAGACCAAAGCGAAAATGGTTGCGCTGCAGAACGACGTCGCGAAGTCAAGCAATGCATACACATCGGCAAG TATACGCGCCAATCAGCATGCCGAGACGTTACAAGCGCAGTACGCGCTTGTGCTTCAGCAGCGCGACGAGTTAGTGAACAAGCTGAGCTTGGCTGAGGATCGAGAGTCGAAGAATCAGGCGGCTTTATGTAATCTGCAGTGCGCACTCGAACAGTTCCAAAATG ACAAGCAGAACGACATCAAAGCCGCCACGCACAGCATACGCAAGGAGCTGCAGCAAGAGCAGCAGAAGCAGGCACAGCTGCAGGCGGAGATCGGCGCACTGCAGCAGCAACTGAGCGAGGCCAAGCAGGGCCTGTGCGCCGCGGCACGGCTTAGCGACCAGTTGGAGGCGTGTCAACGCACAATTGCAGTGCTGCGCGAAGAAG TTGAAACACTAAAGCAACAGAATCAGCAGCTATCCACGAAGCTGAAGCTCAGCGAGTCTAGTCAGTCGGACAAAATCGAGAAGAGTCTCATAAAGAGTTTGCTGATCGGCTATGTGGTTAGCAGCAATCCGAATGACAAGAATCAAGTGCTGCGCATGATTTCGTCTGTGTTGGACTTTTCGCAAAGCGAATCGGACAAAGTGGGTCTGAATAAGCAGCAGTCGAGTTGGCTGGGTGGCATATTGGGCGGTAGCGCAAGTGCGCAAG GTGTACATTCCAAGGATAATTTGGTACAGGCTTTTGTGCAGTTTCTCGAACAGGAGTCACAGCCTAAGCCAGATGACGCCAACATGCCCAATTTATTGAACATTACGCAACAAAGTAGTTCGCCAGCGGGCTCAGTCAGTCAGCCCGCCCGCCGCATATCCACATCTAGCAACAGCGGTGCAATTGCTGCTACCACCAGTATACCAGCGCCCATTCCTATCCAGCCTCTGTTGGTGAATGACTTTGCACCGTCGCGCAATTCCAGCTCAATTCTAAAGGATATTCTAAATGATTCTTGA
- the Gmap gene encoding thyroid receptor-interacting protein 11 isoform X2 yields MVNITLEEVPLGHSAQTSSRKRAASEQTATLQKRNKQLEEENKQLSLSLEELDSQHNLAIQNVLELKTELQEKLSAVTASYEALKKEHADKFINSELELARLKKQLDTVMQQQKAFESEKQQLQMQASSYEAEIKKSIEDMADLQALLDKKTQDNMELIEKVKSAGRLADKSADQITELQQRVDQLTKEMEDAKQIKEKKTSESSTSSTGKQSDDEFIVVRDGDANSSGPATPPAKEELKDKIVQLENRVSELTLENGSLALKLQDSEMEKQLSVTVWRENVQELQTRCEETETALKAAREELEEQQEKLESLKEKAAEAVIAQQQLKALAEEKGQIETEILNMKENVQNVSELEKRLLFSESEKETLQIELQGVRAAQERITELESKVQNLMVENQQLRLNAEAETETQNYSAELAERIKSLSEENETLRAEIESIAHSKFSEAIAEEKQEITDLDADDDEPLTVDKIKELLSSHIKSKLTTEMEEACRAVQERVTRTVNEMERNISRLSEELLDLQDSKLVWDHEKKTLEADISQYILQCDELMKNNEILLNELENYKRNKLETIQEHNEQSVMDLEAELEEAFKMNETLEQEYVELKDKNDELEREKQTLTEQLRAAQQQCEELRSAEKELKIQLETLEIEKGNMLFELNEQKSLDSKQTDGDVLLKSAEEKCENLESQLAHLSKDHADLVAALQTQKAALQEAIIKREEAEKGLLEKNMLIKRLDENLKEDRSDAMQKKLDNLSALYHQLEQDLLAKDIALENQNKELLQTQTNLDFCDGKVHELEELVAEKEKTLEATRILLEESESAKDELSEKLRQQKVNVEQLTQLKQEKDTLLNEFEELKKKCEAHSDELKTLQESAVTSTSNDASAITRIAQLEAELLATVDLQKSVETLNYEKNEMIKALQQKHAENMQYYTEIQRLQVLMQQQQQHQQTAQATPCDKCTTHEITLSDLRKELEKQQDQIKFLKEKSDILTTNLLTEQTNQRLVKQEKVEVEEQNAAIRKDLERLREHLLEIEDLHTQETVEMQRELEETKAKMVALQNDVAKSSNAYTSASIRANQHAETLQAQYALVLQQRDELVNKLSLAEDRESKNQAALCNLQCALEQFQNDKQNDIKAATHSIRKELQQEQQKQAQLQAEIGALQQQLSEAKQGLCAAARLSDQLEACQRTIAVLREEVETLKQQNQQLSTKLKLSESSQSDKIEKSLIKSLLIGYVVSSNPNDKNQVLRMISSVLDFSQSESDKVGLNKQQSSWLGGILGGSASAQGVHSKDNLVQAFVQFLEQESQPKPDDANMPNLLNITQQSSSPAGSVSQPARRISTSSNSGAIAATTSIPAPIPIQPLLVNDFAPSRNSSSILKDILNDS; encoded by the exons ATGGTCAATATTACATTGGAGGAGGTACCGCTGGGTCATAGCGCGCAGACTTCCTCTAGGAAACGTGCTGCCAGTGAACAAACTGCTACGCTACAGAAACGCAACAAGCAATTGGAGGAGGAGAATAAACAGCTGAGTTTGTCTCTCGAAGAGTTGGACAGTCAACATAATCTGGCCATACAGAATGTGCTTGAGCTGAAAACTGAACTTCAGGAGAAACTCAGTGCTGTTACCGCTAGCTATGAGGCCTTGAAAAAGGAGCATGCTGACAAGTTCATTAACAGTGAACTCGAGTTGGCGCGTTTAAAAAAGCAGCTAGATACTGTGATGCAACAGCAGAAAGCTTTTGAGTCCGAGAAGCAGCAGTTGCAGATGCAGGCGTCCAGCTATGAAGCCGAGATAAAAAAGTCCATTGAAGATATGGCCGATTTGCAAGCGCTGCTCGATAAGAAGACGCAAGATAATATGGAGTTAATTGAAAAGGTTAAGTCAGCCGGGCGCTTAGCAGATAAGTCTGCAGATCAAATAACGGAGCTACAACAGCGTGTGGATCAGCTAACGAAAGAGATGGAAGACGCAAAGCAAATAAAGGAGAAGAAAACATCCGAGTCTTCGACCAGTTCAACGGGTAAACAAAGTGATGATGAATTCATTGTTGTGCGTGACGGTGATGCCAACTCATCTGGTCCTGCCACGCCGCCCGCGAAGGAGGAGCTGAAAGACAAGATTGTGCAATTAGAAAATCGCGTTTCAGAATTGACATTGGAAAACGGCAGTTTAGCCTTGAAACTGCAGGACAGTGAGATGGAAAAACAGCTCTCGGTGACGGTATGGCGTGAGAACGTGCAAGAGCTGCAGACGCGTTGTGAAGAAACCGAAACAGCACTAAAGGCTGCAAGAGAAGAACTCGAAGAACAACAAGAAAAGTTGGAGTCTTTGAAGGAAAAAGCGGCCGAAGCTGTCATCGCTCAACAGCAATTGAAAGCTTTGGCTGAGGAGAAGGGCCAGATCGAGACAGAGATATTAAATATGAAGGAAAATGTGCAGAACGTTTCAGAGCTTGAGAAGAGACTGCTGTTTTCGGAGAGTGAAAAAGAAACGCTTCAGATAGAATTACAGGGAGTGCGTGCGGCACAAGAGCGAATCACAGAGTTAGAAAGTAAAGTTCAAAATCTTATGGTAGAAAATCAACAACTACGCCTGAATGCAGAAGCCGAAACCGAGACACAGAATTACAGCGCGGAGTTAGCTGAACGCATCAAGTCATTGAGTGAGGAAAACGAAACTTTGCGCGCCGAAATAGAGTCAATAGCACATTCGAAGTTTAGTGAAGCCATTGCAGAAGAGAAGCAAGAAATCACTGATCTGGATGCCGATGATGATGAGCCCTTGACGGTGGACAAAATAAAAGAGCTGCTCAGCTCACACATCAAGTCAAAGCTCACCACTGAAATGGAGGAGGCTTGTCGGGCAGTGCAAGAACGTGTTACTAGAACCGTTAACGAAATGGAACGTAATATATCTCGTTTGTCGGAAGAACTGCTCGATTTGCAGGATAGTAAACTGGTTTGGGACCATGAGAAAAAGACGCTAGAAGCAGACATTTCACAATACATACTACAATGTGACGAGCTAATGAAGAATAACGAGATACTGCTGAACGAGCTAGAGAACTATAAGCGCAATAAGCTCGAAACGATACAGGAGCACAATGAGCAAAGCGTTATGGATTTAGAAGCCGAGTTAGAAGAAGCTTTTAAAATGAACGAGACTTTAGAGCAGGAATACGTAGAACTGAAAGATAAGAACGACGAGCTCGAGCGAGAGAAACAGACGCTGACTGAGCAGTTGCGCGCCGCCCAACAACAGTGTGAGGAATTGCGCAGTGCTGAGAAAGAACTTAAAATACAGCTTGAAACATTGGAGATAGAAAAGGGAAATATGCTTTTCGAATTGAACGAGCAGAAATCATTGGACTCTAAGCAAACGGATGGCGATGTGCTCCTGAAGAGTGCCGaggaaaaatgtgaaaatttagaGAGCCAATTGGCGCATCTGAGCAAAGATCACGCGGATTTGGTAGCAGCCCTGCAGACACAGAAAGCAGCATTGCAGGAAGCTATAATAAAACGAGAGGAAGCCGAAAAAGgtcttttggaaaaaaatatgctAATAAAGCGCCTAGACGAAAACCTTAAAGAGGATCGTAGCGATGCGATGCAGAAGAAACTCGATAACCTCTCTGCGCTTTATCACCAGTTAGAGCAGGATTTATTGGCGAAAGACATAGCGCTAGAAAATCAGAATAAAGAATTACTGCAAACGCAAACCAATTTGGATTTCTGCGATGGTAAAGTGCACGAACTCGAAGAGTTAGTGGCAGAAAAGGAGAAAACATTGGAGGCAACGCGTATACTTCTAGAGGAGAGCGAAAGCGCAAAGGACGAACTGAGTGAAAAGTTACGACAACAGAAAGTGAATGTCGAACAACTAACGCAACTGAAGCAAGAGAAAGATACTCTTCTAAACGAATTCGAAGAGCTTAAGAAGAAGTGTGAAGCGCATAGCGATGAGCTGAAGACGCTGCAAGAATCAGCGGTCACATCCACCAGCAATGATGCCTCCGCAATCACACGCATTGCGCAACTAGAAGCCGAACTCCTGGCAACAGTTGATCTGCAGAAGTCCGTCGAAACGTTGAACTACGAGAAGAACGAAATGATTAAGGCACTGCAGCAAAAGCATGCTGAGAACATGCAATACTACACAGAAATCCAACGCTTGCAGGTACtcatgcaacaacagcaacagcatcaACAAACAGCTCAAGCGACACCTTGTGATAAGTGCACGACGCATGAGATCACACTAAGCGACTTGCGCAAAGAGTTGGAAAAGCAGCAGGATCAAATAAAATTCCTCAAAGAGAAGTCCGACATATTGACGACCAATTTGCTGACGGAGCAGACCAATCAGCGGCTGGTGAAGCAGGAAAAGGTGGAGGTGGAAGAGCAGAACGCAGCCATTCGTAAGGATTTGGAACGGCTGCGGGAGCATTTGCTGGAGATCGAGGACTTGCACACACAGGAGACGGTCGAGATGCAGCGCGAGCTGGAGGAGACCAAAGCGAAAATGGTTGCGCTGCAGAACGACGTCGCGAAGTCAAGCAATGCATACACATCGGCAAG TATACGCGCCAATCAGCATGCCGAGACGTTACAAGCGCAGTACGCGCTTGTGCTTCAGCAGCGCGACGAGTTAGTGAACAAGCTGAGCTTGGCTGAGGATCGAGAGTCGAAGAATCAGGCGGCTTTATGTAATCTGCAGTGCGCACTCGAACAGTTCCAAAATG ACAAGCAGAACGACATCAAAGCCGCCACGCACAGCATACGCAAGGAGCTGCAGCAAGAGCAGCAGAAGCAGGCACAGCTGCAGGCGGAGATCGGCGCACTGCAGCAGCAACTGAGCGAGGCCAAGCAGGGCCTGTGCGCCGCGGCACGGCTTAGCGACCAGTTGGAGGCGTGTCAACGCACAATTGCAGTGCTGCGCGAAGAAG TTGAAACACTAAAGCAACAGAATCAGCAGCTATCCACGAAGCTGAAGCTCAGCGAGTCTAGTCAGTCGGACAAAATCGAGAAGAGTCTCATAAAGAGTTTGCTGATCGGCTATGTGGTTAGCAGCAATCCGAATGACAAGAATCAAGTGCTGCGCATGATTTCGTCTGTGTTGGACTTTTCGCAAAGCGAATCGGACAAAGTGGGTCTGAATAAGCAGCAGTCGAGTTGGCTGGGTGGCATATTGGGCGGTAGCGCAAGTGCGCAAG GTGTACATTCCAAGGATAATTTGGTACAGGCTTTTGTGCAGTTTCTCGAACAGGAGTCACAGCCTAAGCCAGATGACGCCAACATGCCCAATTTATTGAACATTACGCAACAAAGTAGTTCGCCAGCGGGCTCAGTCAGTCAGCCCGCCCGCCGCATATCCACATCTAGCAACAGCGGTGCAATTGCTGCTACCACCAGTATACCAGCGCCCATTCCTATCCAGCCTCTGTTGGTGAATGACTTTGCACCGTCGCGCAATTCCAGCTCAATTCTAAAGGATATTCTAAATGATTCTTGA